The nucleotide sequence GATGATGCAACGAAACTGACAAAAGTGACAATACAAACTGCCCAGGAAGAAACCAACACACAGATTGGGGCTGAGAAAGAAGCTGAGACAGCCCACGAATCGGTAGTTGAGGTGGTGTctgacaataggggaaatcataaccttagatccttctcttactTTGAGGCTGagaataggggaaatcataaccttagggGAAATCatattttggcaatgtgattattaaaagacaacggtaatgcaagaaacagatcttgcatataatttgaccatgaccataatggtataactttctctttaaaaagatattcaccatatggatgttgatgaatatgtggtagtaccaAATTAATCGAGAGCTCTAAAAGAGCGAATTATTACCATTTTGGaggaataaaattgattatcaatatCAATTTATtatgttgtagtaagtctcaaagaaacttatttagtttctaaagtattcaCGAAAGCgattggttatattgagactataaataaagaaaaaaatccaTATATTCTATTATtacaacttgtagcggggtaatatatatgtgaaaagttacccgctttattctccaatttgtactgcacaaataaaataatgccacaataaagtaaaagtttattgatataaaaacgcatatcataataaacttggagtttattcataattgcacacgtcatggtTTAAACCTAGAGTTTATCAATActgataatttattcagttggcataattggtttagccatattaatttaagtatgatgtgcaaaaataaaagagaatccaaatgggtaaatattaaagaactagagaATTCTGtacgaattctcttatgttgttctcattaattaataaaccaattaaaattgggattgaatcccatgaattctggaaatatcaaaggtgaatatgggctcattcacctgccatgtatacctcataagatgcatctatgagatggttacatgtgcgactATTATTAACCCACAACATggtgtttgcgaggtaacttgctcaatattttcagattttctattcaagatagtttatcttgataagttggtttacattaCAACTGGTTTAGCAAAagaatttattgagtgcctccacttaatagctaaaatatttcttataagaacaaagttatctatatcagtttgatatacgtGATATACCAAAGTATGTTtaattctcccctcacaagtagTTCAGgttcaggaaccaaataattccatcttattattattattatgtgcagtgtatattttgattaacaccataataCAAAAAGATAGATTCTCAAAGTTGAGAAAgtaagttagtttttctaacatgagggggagacatgataaaagttgagaaaaagttacgtggaatgaattattattTCTACATCTAtatcctcgaataagataatatgaacttgaagttcataaaaagataattcatctgcaatatattgcaaagcatgtcagacgcatttgctgacccaaagaaagtaactatattctcactaCAAACActcctattagaataagtccCAGAAGGACAAAGTTTATGATACATTTAAGCGTATAGACAAATCAgtttcaaataaacttcttgataaagaagatgagcaaatgatcaaaatgatatatcataataaggaggcaagtgatctagaagatcacacgacataacacttcataaaatctcaagagaggttcaggtacctgaaaatataaatgaagagatctctatgttatgtctttgtGAAAAATAAGGAGGTTGGAACCAATATAAAATATTCGTCGATGACATCTAtcatagcgctaagtatagatgaggaCCTCAAGTCTGTCGAATacagacacaaaaatattggccaaatagAAGAGATACAATTcaaatagaattggtttcatatgaaagagaTGCAGTTTTGGACATGTaatacaaacacttgaaagtataaattCAATGATATGTGCAATCAGTTTTCGATAtcagttttaaatattttatttgtctagcatgacatgaaaacttgatatgcatctaattaaAGTCCATTtatatgacttatttgactaTACTTATGTGGCAACTCCTAAATGATTTAAATTACTTGAAGTATATACAATTCTTGATCTTGAAATACCACTTCctcagtgcaatttgtgcacatttgtatcttgctataactataagtatgataatgtgatagcgagaatttttaaggtgcaacatattcattgGAGTTAATATGGgtgattttgtcacgacccggattttccaccctcgggagtcatgatgatgcctactaatgaaagctaggcaagccaaccatttgaattatttacccTTTTTCCATTTTAGTCCCTTTACAATTAATAACCAACACGTGATAAACAGCGGAAATCTAACAAGCGAAAGACTGAAATGTAATAATTTAAGAAAGATGCCAATACCAATCCATACAAACAAattacccaagactggtgtcacaattccacagactgtctaggaatactacaaataaaagtctgaaagaTTTATTACAATACTGTCTCTGAAATATGTAAAGAAACAGACTAAGAGGATAGGagaagacgccaaggcctgcggacacctcagaatctccgactggactgaaggtagccaccaAAGCTAAGGTCCGAAtgctgctgctccgggatctacACACAACGCAGAGtataatatcagtacaaccgaccccatgtgctggtaattttggcgaagtagtgacgatgctaggaccaaactaccaaataaacctgtgcagttaaatcatataccgcggaaaataaaagcagataattacagcTAAAGTTGGGCGAGGGAACATGCTGCGAGGAATAACtgataacaacaaaataatagtagagaaatgtaaggaatgccataaataaattaccagcaaagataaggaaataagaaacaagtacacatgtaataccgttgcaggcgtgcaacccgatcccatttcatataataccgttgcaggcgtgcaacccactcccatttcatatagtaccgttgcaggtgtgcaacccgctcctatttcatatattaccattgcaggcgtgcaacccgctcccatttcatatattaccgttgcaggcgtgcaacccgctcccatttcatatattaccgttgcaagcgtgcaacccgctctcatttcatatattaccgttgcaggcgtgcaacccgctcccatttcatatattaccattgcaggcgcacaactcgctcccttttcatttatcaacaccaatcataaaataattctggcaaggaaacaataacgtaacaacaacatcccggcaaaggaacaataatatagcaacaatatcccggtaagggaacaataatatgacaacaacatcccggcaagagaacaataatatcacaataacattccgacaagggaacaataatgacaacaacatctcggcaagggaacaataatgataatcctgatatgaagcacaataaaccacaacgtAGTCACAACAATTAATACacaagactcatgggcatgcttgataccgacgtatagatactcgtcaccatgcctatatgtcgtactccaaaattagcacatagcaaattagacacaactcctaatccctcaagctaaggttagaccaaacacttaccttgatgccacgaacacaattccagcctcaactatcgctttacctcttgattctaccgctaattcgctcgtatctagctaCAAGTTAcataattatatcaataaattctAAATTAATCCAttataatgcatgaaaataagtttttcaatgttttcccaaaaaagtcaaaaatcgacccctggtcaaaacccgaggttcgaaccaaacctGATTACACACTCCCCTACgaacccaaatatgtaatttgttttgaaatcgaacatcaaatcaaggtccaaatccctaaaatttgaaaaaccgaggttctacccaaaacactcatttttcccatgaaaatctttgattttgagttgaaatcatgagaaaagatgttaaagattaataaaaacaagttagaaatgacttacaatcaatttgaaagagtacttgtctttgaaaattcgcccaagagtgttttgatattgaaagggtttgaaaaacgaaagattttcggctaagttatgaatttgcagGTCGTAGACGTCGCAATTGAATTGCGAACCCTTAAGGAACCTGCTACCTCCGCATTTGCGATcatatgttcgcaattgcgaatacaCATTTGCGAAGggggtgtcgcatttgcgacaactgGCACCTACTGAAGACGTCACATTTGCGAAGtgtatctcgcatttgcgaggtaatACTGGCCCTGGACTTTTCGTATTTGCAACATAATTcacgcatttgcgagccaggcttcacaaagcgaagcctgcaggcctgcaacatACCAGTTAAAAAAACCCTGCAactttctaagtccaaatttcactccgtgtcctatccaaaactcacccgagccctcaggactCCAAACCCAACATGCATACctacctaaaaatatcatacggacttgcttgtgaaattaaatcatgaaaataacatgtaaaaccatgaattaaacctcaaaactcatcatttttatcaagaacacttaaagttcataactcttcaaccagaagtccaaatcacgtcaaataaactccgcttttcaccaaatttcacagttatcctttaaatactataacaagtttgtaccgagctccgaaaccaatatacgggcccgataccgatggtttcaaacattaattcttttctttatttcatagataattcagcaaaataatttctttcaaaaattaatttctaaagcttgggacctcggaattcatttccgggcatacacccaagtgcCATATTTTACTGCGAACCTCCCGGGATCATTGGAACACGGATCCGGGttcatttgctcaaaatattgactaaagtcaaccaaaatcaaattttaactttagatatttctatttctcatattttcacataaaagattTTTCGGATATAGTTCTGGACCacacacgcaaattgaggtgaggtaaaaaaggaggttttaaggcctcagaactaggactgcttatcgggcggattaggcaattatttactcttaacgatttggcttaacggttatcggcttttaaatgtattaatctgttagccacccgataagatatcgggcggattgatatcggtttagctcttatcgggcgttTTATCGGCCTAGCATACGTATTCACAAATCGAAATTATCCTCAACTAGGTACTGCCGTACTGAAGTCATTCAAATCTCAAATGTTTATCCagtgattttcatcttttggTTCACATTACAGCAACTTACTTCTAAAAGGTTGAAACTGAGAACATTCATGTTTCATCATTTtataaaacatgaactgtatacaACAAATGCAAGAAAAACATTTAACTTGAGAAGCTGTAGAATGATTTCAGCAATTCATTATCTTAAAGCATCTGAAAAAGAAAATTAAGTTTTACAAGACCAAAAGCTGCTGCTCAACAAGACCAAAAAGCTGCTGATCAACAAGACCAAAGCTGCTCTCCAGTTCCACCTCTACTTCATATATAATTGGAGTaccataattggttacaaaatcaAACATTAATTAGAGAGAAACCAAaataaacacaatgaaagttCATTTCTAGAACAACTTCTTGATACTATTATCTTTTACAGCTCAATTAGTCATTAGAGGAGCAGACACCCAAATTCAAGATTTCAATGGCAATGAAAAAATCAGTAGAATTTTGCACCAACCACTCTTTCCAGTTACTTCATCTCCACCACCAAATTTAGAAATATCTCCACCTATTGACCCTATTTTACCCTTCCCGGACCAACCCCTTTTCCCAGAAGTTCCCACAATGCCAACTTCAGATCAAACATAACAACAATCTCCACCAATTCAAGCCAATTATGGTACTCCAATTTCACTCCAACTTAGAGAAAGAATGAATAGTATGCCTACATCTAAATACCTTCTGTTGGGTGTTTCTTCATTTCAAGGGATGTAGTTAGTTTAAAAAGAAATAATATTCCAATCGGTGGAAGGAGAAATAATACAGTAATGTGCTTATGAGCTAAAACCAAGCGAACTAAATGACTAGACTATGATAGAATGTGCAAATATATGCAAAAAAACTTCACCTACTTAGCAATAGATAAGCAGTTAAAATGGGTAGTCAaggaaatacatatatatatatatatatatatatatatatatatatatatatatatatatatatatatatatatatatatatgtatgtatgtatgtatgtatgtatatatatgtatgtatgtatgtatgcatgtatgtatgtatgtatgcatgcatgtatgtatgtatgtatgcatgCATGTATGTATGCATGTATGCATGCATGTATGTatgcatgtatgtatatatatgtatgtatatatatatatatgtatgtatatatatatatatatgtatatatatatatatgtatgtatgtatgtatatgtatgtatgtatgtatgcatgTGTGTATGCATGCATGCATGCATGTATGTATGCATGCATGCAtgcatgtatgtatgtatgtatgttcaTGATCAGCAGTTAAAATGGGCAGTCACAAAACAAATTGTTTGAAAGAGCAGCATTGTTTCTATGCACCTCTAATTCCAAATAAAATAGGGAATAGGCAGAGTAGCTGATGAATAATCTTACCAAATATATTAACACTACACGACAATTACGGAAGGGTCTTTTCCATTGCTGGCTAaatctgaagaaaaaaaattaaaataatgagtCGTGCGATAAATATAAGCATATCAACAACACTTATATACAACAAATATAGTAACAATATTATTACCTTGTTCAAGCTGCTCGATTTTATCAAGATCTTCCTCAACACTAATGGgttgttttaatttttcatttcgAAGCCAATCTTGAAGACACACTAGAGCTTGCACCAATTTAGGAgttaatgaactcctaaatgaatcaagaagaCGTCCTCCCGTACTAAACGCGCATTCAGATGCCACACTTGAAACCGGAACAACTAATACATCACGAGCCATCTCCGCAAGAATAGGAAATCTAACTGAGTTCAATTTCCACCAAAGAAGAACATCAAATTCTTTAGTGTCATCCTCAATTTCTTCACCTAAATATTTATCTAACTCTGTTCTAGTATCAACACTTCCACTCCcacttttataattttttaaatcttGCATGAGTGATTCTAGAAGTCCTATATTTTGGGTGCTTGCTTGACTGCCAGAAAGAGAAGTCGAAGTGTCCAATGAAGAACAATCTGAAGATGAAGCAAGCACAACACATTTTGAGCTGGACTTTACATACTCACTGAATAATGAAGTCATGTACTTCGTTACTTTTGCTTGTATAGTTGCCCCCGGATCTACACCAAACATCTTTACAGGTGCAAAGCCAACTGATTCGATCTTGTAACGTGGATCAACATACATGAGATAAAAATTATCTCTTTCATTTTTCCTGGATCACCCTAATACTTATCAAACTTTTCTTTCATATTCTTTGTCATTTCACTTAAAACTATATCTTCATTTGTTATCAATTGCTTCAAATAGATAGCAACTGCacaaatttcaagaaaatgaatATTCGATGTAACATAACGTGATCGAGATATCTTCAAAGTAAGAAGATTTCAAGAAACTTTGTAATTCTTTTTACATTCTCCCAATCACTACTCAAAAGTTCACCTTTAGGAATTCTAACATCAATATAAGAATGCTCAAGATAATGCCTCAAGCCAATTTCACTAGAAGCATAATGTGAAAATGCACTTTCAGATTCAACAGCCCTGCGCAACATCAAGTAGGTggaattccatctagttggaacATCTAAGCATAAAGTTTTCTTAGAATTGAGTTGTTCAGCATCAAAACATTCTTGAAACCTCTTCAACCTCGCAGGAGACTGCCTAACATATCTCACTGCATGCCTAACACGTTCAATAGACACTGAAAATTCTTTTAAACCATCCTGAACCACAAGATTCATGATGTGAGCCATACATCTCACGTGAAGGTGAGTACCATTCATCAAATTAGTTCCCATTTTTGTTAATTGCATAGATAATTCTTTTACTGTCATATCATTTGAGCTTGCATTATCAACTATGACAGTGAAGATCTTATTTATCCCCCACTCACGTAAGCACCTACCAATACCATTTGCCATATCTTCGCCTTTGTGACTAACAAtaggaaaaaaattaattattctcTTATGTATATTCCATTCACTATCAATGCAATGGGCATAGTGTTACACATGTAATTGATTCTTTGTATAAAAGTCCAGGTATCAGTAGTAATACATACTCTTTGTTTTGTTTCTATAAAAAACCCTCTTTAACTTTTGCTTTTCTTcattaaaaatatcaaaacaatccCTAGTTACAGTACTATGGGAAGAGATCCAAAAATAAGGTTTCTCCACTTTCATAAAGTCTCTAAAACCTTCTTTCTCAACAAAGCTAAAAGGAATCTCATAAACTATTACCATACGACATAATGTCTTCCTACATTCTTCTTATTCAAATTTTCAAGTAACAACAACTACATCACCCTGACTACCCCCCCGAGCATATTGAAAGCCTAAATTTGATTGTTTTTTATCAACAATATCAGGGCGTTTAGGACACTTAAGCATATGAGAAAGAAGTGTCGACGTACCGTCTTTGGTTTTAAATACATACTCAATAAAGCAATAGTCACATTTTGCTTTTGTACTCCCTTCAGAAATAATAATTTCTGTAAAATGATCCCACATGAAagacctttttctccttttttggttatatttgactCCGTTATTTGAGCTTGACTTGTTGCATTTGAATTAGAAGCACCACTTTCACCCATCATCACCTTCTCACTTTGTATATTTTCATCCATGTATGAGTCActgcaataagaaaggaaaaggaaTGAGAATAAACATCAATACTAGCGCTTCGTTTGTAACTCACTAGCCCTGAGTTTCTTGAATTGAAATTGAGACAGAAAGGGTACAGTACAAAATCAACAACAAACATCTTCAACTACTTGAGTTGCCTCAGATTGCACCTCTACTGTCATGTTTGATTGATAACTAACCATGTTCTCCATTCAAAACCATATCAAGCAaacattttataaaataaaaatagaaataaaaaatactaCTTCTCGATATCTCTTATACTAGCATAAGAATCTCTAACAAGGTGTAGTTAAAATTTGTGAGAAATACTCCTCTTTAAAGTCCCAACAAAAACCAAAAAACTTATTCATGATGTTAGAAAATGGCATTTTTATGACAATCTAGCTGA is from Nicotiana tabacum cultivar K326 chromosome 18, ASM71507v2, whole genome shotgun sequence and encodes:
- the LOC142172536 gene encoding zinc finger BED domain-containing protein RICESLEEPER 2-like; the encoded protein is MYVDPRYKIESVGFAPVKMFGVDPGATIQAKVTKYMTSLFSEYVKSSSKCVVLASSSDCSSLDTSTSLSGSQASTQNIGLLESLMQDLKNYKSGSGSVDTRTELDKYLGEEIEDDTKEFDVLLWWKLNSVRFPILAEMARDVLVVPVSSVASECAFSTGGRLLDSFRSSLTPKLVQALVCLQDWLRNEKLKQPISVEEDLDKIEQLEQDLASNGKDPSVIVV